One window of the Arthrobacter sp. D5-1 genome contains the following:
- the treY gene encoding malto-oligosyltrehalose synthase, with amino-acid sequence MRTPVSTYRLQIRPELTLQDAAELTGYLRTLGVDWVYLSPILTAEEGSDHGYDVTDPSTVDPSRGGPEGLAALSKAAREQGLGILADIVPNHMGVASAGQNAWWWQLLKEGPGSKYAEAFDVDWDFGGGKIRIPVLGSDEDLEQLTVVDSELHYYDHRFPLAEGTFAPGDSPQDVHARQHYQLIGWRRADAELNYRRFFAVNTLAGVRVEIPWVFDESHEEIVRWFREELVDGLRIDHPDGLADPEGYLARLREATGGAYLLVEKILEPGEQLPDTFDCEGTTGYDALADVDRLFVDPAAEEYLDSLDARLRDADAPADYEEMIHGTKRRIADGILRSEILRLARLVPPSMDLPADKVADAIAEVICCFPIYRTYLPYGQDVLVESIRHAAENRADLKAVLEDLTPLLLDSTGALARRFQQTSGMVMAKGVEDTAFFRYTRLGTLTEVGADPTEFAVSSGVFHERMARRQQVLPLSMTTLSTHDTKRSEDARARISVISEAVPEWELFLGTVQELAPIPDGPLAALVWQSIVGAWPADRGRLQSYALKAAREAGNSTNWTDPNQDFERHLAAAVDSVFDVPEVAAALANFVAELEPYGTSNSLSAKLVQLTMPGVPDVYQGTEFRDGSLTDPDNRRPVDFQARMTALAELDNGAAPQFTDEAAKLLVVSRALRLRRDRPELFGGYLPVVAQGAAADHVVAFDRGADRRGALTVATRLPKRLAREGGWRDTIIELSVNARDELTGHTYSAGTVQLATLLEQYPVALLVPTD; translated from the coding sequence ATGAGGACTCCCGTCTCGACGTACCGGCTCCAGATCCGGCCAGAATTGACACTCCAGGACGCGGCGGAGCTCACGGGCTACCTGCGGACCCTCGGGGTGGACTGGGTCTATCTCTCGCCCATCCTGACCGCGGAGGAGGGATCGGATCACGGCTATGACGTCACCGATCCCTCCACCGTGGATCCCTCGCGCGGTGGTCCCGAGGGGCTCGCTGCACTTTCAAAGGCGGCCCGGGAACAGGGCTTGGGCATTCTGGCCGACATTGTGCCCAACCACATGGGTGTAGCCTCGGCCGGGCAGAATGCCTGGTGGTGGCAGCTCCTGAAGGAAGGACCCGGGTCCAAGTACGCCGAGGCCTTCGACGTCGATTGGGATTTCGGTGGGGGGAAAATCCGTATTCCGGTCCTGGGCAGCGATGAGGACTTGGAGCAACTCACTGTGGTGGACAGTGAACTGCACTACTACGATCACCGTTTTCCCTTGGCCGAGGGCACCTTTGCCCCTGGTGACAGTCCCCAGGACGTCCACGCCCGGCAGCACTACCAGCTCATCGGCTGGCGCAGGGCCGACGCCGAACTGAACTACCGCAGGTTCTTCGCGGTGAATACCCTCGCTGGTGTCCGGGTGGAGATCCCATGGGTCTTCGACGAGTCCCATGAAGAGATCGTCCGGTGGTTCCGTGAGGAACTGGTGGATGGGCTCAGGATCGACCATCCGGACGGCCTGGCGGATCCCGAGGGCTATCTGGCCAGGCTGCGGGAAGCAACGGGCGGCGCGTACCTGCTTGTCGAGAAAATCCTGGAGCCGGGGGAGCAGTTGCCGGACACCTTCGACTGCGAAGGTACCACCGGTTATGACGCCCTCGCTGACGTGGACCGGCTTTTCGTGGACCCCGCAGCTGAGGAATACCTCGATTCCCTCGACGCCAGGCTGCGGGATGCGGATGCCCCGGCGGACTACGAGGAGATGATCCACGGGACCAAGCGCCGTATTGCGGATGGCATCCTGCGGTCAGAGATTCTGAGGCTCGCACGCCTGGTGCCTCCTTCCATGGACTTGCCGGCGGACAAGGTGGCCGATGCCATCGCGGAAGTCATTTGCTGCTTCCCGATCTACCGCACCTACCTCCCGTACGGTCAGGACGTCCTGGTGGAATCCATCCGCCATGCCGCGGAAAACCGTGCAGATCTCAAGGCGGTATTGGAAGACCTGACGCCGTTGCTGCTCGATTCCACCGGCGCCTTGGCCCGGCGTTTCCAGCAGACCTCCGGCATGGTGATGGCCAAGGGTGTGGAGGACACAGCCTTCTTCCGCTACACCCGTCTGGGTACCCTCACCGAGGTAGGGGCCGATCCCACCGAATTCGCCGTGTCCAGCGGGGTCTTCCATGAGCGCATGGCCCGCCGCCAGCAGGTCCTGCCGTTGTCCATGACCACGCTGAGCACCCATGACACCAAGCGAAGCGAGGACGCCCGGGCGCGTATTTCGGTCATTTCCGAGGCCGTCCCGGAGTGGGAACTCTTCTTGGGGACAGTGCAGGAGTTGGCCCCGATTCCGGACGGCCCGTTGGCCGCGCTGGTGTGGCAGTCAATTGTTGGTGCGTGGCCGGCAGACCGCGGGCGTCTTCAGTCGTATGCCCTGAAGGCGGCGCGCGAGGCCGGTAACTCGACAAATTGGACCGACCCCAACCAGGACTTCGAGCGCCACTTGGCTGCCGCCGTCGACTCTGTCTTTGATGTGCCGGAGGTTGCAGCGGCGCTGGCCAACTTTGTCGCTGAGCTCGAACCGTACGGGACGTCCAACTCGTTGTCGGCCAAGCTGGTCCAGCTGACCATGCCCGGGGTTCCTGACGTCTACCAGGGCACGGAATTCCGCGACGGCTCCCTGACTGATCCTGACAACAGGCGGCCCGTTGACTTCCAGGCCCGTATGACTGCCTTGGCGGAGCTGGACAACGGCGCTGCGCCACAGTTCACGGATGAGGCAGCCAAGCTGCTGGTGGTGTCCCGTGCGCTGCGGTTGCGGCGCGATCGGCCTGAGCTCTTCGGCGGATACCTGCCGGTGGTCGCACAAGGTGCGGCCGCAGATCACGTAGTGGCCTTCGACCGCGGAGCTGATCGGCGCGGTGCCCTCACGGTTGCCACCCGACTGCCCAAGCGGCTTGCGCGGGAAGGCGGCTGGCGGGACACAATCATCGAATTGTCCGTCAACGCCCGGGACGAACTCACCGGACACACATACAGTGCCGGCACTGTCCAATTGGCCACGTTGTTGGAGCAGTACCCCGTGGCACTGCTGGTGCCTACGGACTGA
- the mshA gene encoding D-inositol-3-phosphate glycosyltransferase — MPLIRRVAFLSLHTSPMEQPGAGDAGGMNVYVRALAMALAESGVEVEIFTRSTKAGQAAVEHPGPGVCVHNVMAGPRRKLPKEELPALLHQMVEEIDRIRGSQLHGRYDAIHSHYWVSGVAGLELAQLWGVPLVHTMHTMAKVKNLVLESGERPEPRRREEGEQRIVDGAARLVANTPAEAEELVSHYGADLDRIDVAPPGVDLKVFTPSFRRKSRSLRGVRPDSFHILFAGRIQRLKGPQVFVKAAGILRKRRPDIDLEMTILGSLSGAKDFNLQHIIEDAGLADVVTHRPPVVAPELASWFRSADVVVMPSFSESFGLVALEAQACGTPVVATNVGGLSRAISDGRTGMLVDGHDPSDWADALEDLYDDVQTREDMGRLAATHAESFGWQRTAAITLESYREAVGGLLVPRR, encoded by the coding sequence GTGCCGTTGATCCGTCGTGTGGCGTTCCTGTCCTTGCACACCTCCCCCATGGAGCAGCCGGGTGCCGGTGATGCCGGTGGAATGAACGTCTACGTCCGGGCGTTGGCCATGGCACTCGCGGAGTCCGGGGTGGAGGTGGAGATCTTTACCCGTTCCACCAAAGCGGGCCAAGCCGCCGTCGAGCATCCAGGTCCCGGCGTCTGCGTCCACAACGTCATGGCCGGGCCGCGCCGGAAACTGCCCAAAGAAGAATTGCCTGCCCTCCTGCATCAGATGGTGGAAGAAATCGACAGGATCCGGGGAAGCCAACTTCACGGCCGCTACGATGCCATCCATTCGCACTACTGGGTTTCCGGGGTGGCAGGGCTTGAGTTGGCCCAGCTTTGGGGTGTTCCGCTGGTCCACACCATGCACACCATGGCCAAGGTCAAAAACCTGGTCCTCGAATCCGGCGAACGCCCCGAGCCCCGGCGCCGCGAGGAGGGTGAGCAGCGGATTGTGGATGGCGCAGCCCGGCTGGTGGCCAACACTCCTGCCGAGGCCGAAGAACTGGTGTCACACTACGGTGCCGATCTTGACCGGATCGACGTCGCGCCGCCGGGCGTGGACCTCAAAGTGTTCACACCGTCTTTTCGGCGGAAGTCGCGATCCTTGCGGGGTGTCAGGCCGGACAGTTTCCATATCCTCTTCGCCGGCCGCATCCAGCGGCTCAAGGGCCCCCAGGTGTTCGTCAAAGCCGCGGGAATCCTGCGCAAGCGCAGGCCGGACATTGACCTTGAGATGACCATTCTGGGATCTCTTAGCGGGGCCAAGGATTTCAACCTTCAACACATTATCGAAGACGCCGGACTGGCCGACGTCGTTACTCATCGGCCGCCTGTCGTGGCGCCGGAGCTGGCCAGTTGGTTCCGTTCAGCAGACGTCGTTGTCATGCCCTCGTTCAGCGAATCCTTCGGTTTGGTGGCCTTGGAAGCACAGGCGTGCGGTACACCTGTGGTGGCCACCAATGTGGGTGGCCTGTCCCGCGCAATTTCCGACGGGCGCACGGGCATGCTGGTGGACGGGCACGACCCCTCCGACTGGGCAGACGCCCTGGAAGACCTCTACGATGACGTCCAGACCCGGGAAGACATGGGCCGGTTGGCGGCCACCCATGCCGAATCCTTCGGATGGCAACGGACGGCAGCCATCACCTTGGAAAGCTACCGCGAAGCAGTAGGTGGCCTGCTGGTTCCCCGGCGCTGA
- a CDS encoding formate--tetrahydrofolate ligase → MSENKVMSDLEIARNATILPIVDIAQRAGITVDALELYGPYKAKINPAKLVLPARTVPGKVVLVSAMSPTPAGEGKSTTTVGLADSLARAGHKVMIALREPSLGPILGMKGGATGGGYSQVLPMDDINLHFTGDFHAITSANNALMALVDNHIFQGNELGIDPRRMTFKRVLDMNDRALREVVIGLGGPVQGVPRQDGFDITVASEIMAVFCLATDLDDLRSRLGRITFGYTYDRAPVTVADLGVEGALTMLLKDAIKPNLVQTIAGTPALVHGGPFANIAHGCNSLIATSTAMQLADIVVTEAGFGADLGAEKYMDIKARIAAVAPSAVVVVATIRALKMQGGVPKDQLSRPNVEAVAAGVENLRRHVRNVAKFGISPIVSINKFGTDTPEELEWLLAWCAAEGVEAAVADVWGRGGGGDGGDDLAAKVAAALDAPSDFHHLYPLEIPVEDKIRTIVQEIYGADGVEFSVPALKRLAEIEKNGWSDFPVCMAKTQYSFTDDASRLGAPKGFTVHVRELIPKTGAGFIVALTGAVMTMPGLPKEPAAMRMDVDAEGQPTGLF, encoded by the coding sequence ATGTCTGAGAACAAGGTCATGTCTGATCTTGAAATTGCCCGCAACGCCACCATCCTGCCCATTGTGGACATCGCCCAACGCGCGGGCATCACAGTGGATGCCCTTGAGTTGTATGGGCCCTATAAGGCCAAGATCAATCCAGCCAAGCTGGTCCTCCCGGCACGCACAGTACCTGGCAAGGTGGTCCTGGTGTCTGCCATGTCCCCCACCCCGGCGGGTGAAGGGAAGTCCACCACCACCGTGGGGCTCGCAGACTCGCTGGCACGCGCGGGACACAAAGTGATGATCGCCCTGCGCGAGCCATCCTTGGGTCCCATCCTGGGCATGAAGGGCGGAGCCACCGGCGGTGGTTACTCGCAGGTGTTGCCGATGGATGACATCAACTTGCACTTCACCGGCGACTTCCATGCGATCACTTCCGCCAACAACGCCCTCATGGCACTGGTGGACAACCATATTTTCCAAGGCAACGAACTCGGTATCGATCCCCGCCGCATGACCTTCAAACGCGTGCTGGACATGAACGACCGTGCCCTGCGGGAAGTAGTCATCGGCCTCGGCGGGCCTGTGCAGGGCGTGCCCCGGCAGGATGGCTTCGACATCACTGTCGCGTCCGAAATCATGGCGGTCTTCTGCCTGGCCACGGACTTGGACGATCTCCGCTCGCGGCTGGGTCGGATCACCTTCGGCTACACCTACGATCGCGCGCCGGTCACCGTTGCCGACCTCGGCGTTGAGGGTGCCCTGACCATGCTGTTGAAGGACGCCATCAAGCCCAACCTCGTCCAGACCATCGCCGGGACACCGGCTTTGGTCCATGGTGGCCCGTTCGCGAACATCGCCCACGGCTGCAACTCGTTGATCGCCACCAGCACGGCCATGCAACTCGCAGACATCGTGGTCACCGAAGCGGGATTCGGAGCAGACCTCGGCGCCGAAAAGTACATGGACATCAAGGCGAGAATCGCCGCGGTGGCGCCATCCGCCGTCGTGGTGGTTGCGACCATAAGGGCCCTCAAGATGCAGGGCGGGGTCCCCAAGGACCAACTCAGCCGACCGAACGTCGAAGCCGTGGCCGCCGGGGTGGAGAACCTCCGGAGACACGTCCGGAACGTCGCCAAGTTCGGCATCTCCCCCATTGTCTCCATCAACAAGTTCGGCACGGACACCCCCGAAGAACTGGAGTGGCTGCTCGCCTGGTGCGCCGCGGAAGGTGTTGAAGCCGCCGTCGCCGACGTCTGGGGCCGGGGCGGCGGAGGCGACGGCGGTGACGACCTCGCTGCCAAGGTCGCAGCTGCGCTTGACGCGCCCTCCGATTTCCACCACCTCTACCCGCTGGAAATCCCTGTGGAGGACAAGATCAGGACCATCGTGCAGGAGATCTACGGGGCCGACGGCGTCGAGTTCTCGGTTCCCGCCCTGAAACGCCTCGCGGAGATCGAAAAGAACGGTTGGTCCGACTTCCCCGTCTGCATGGCCAAGACACAGTATTCCTTCACGGACGATGCCTCCCGGCTGGGGGCGCCCAAGGGATTCACCGTGCACGTCCGCGAGCTGATCCCCAAGACCGGCGCCGGGTTCATTGTCGCGTTGACCGGCGCTGTCATGACCATGCCCGGACTGCCCAAGGAGCCGGCCGCGATGCGCATGGACGTGGACGCCGAAGGACAACCCACCGGCCTCTTCTAG
- the treZ gene encoding malto-oligosyltrehalose trehalohydrolase, producing MLEHAAGKNRYDVWAPNADSVRLVADGREYPMEHHDAAAPGWWRAPADVAGQESDGVPYGYIVDGEGPFPDPRSRRQPDGVHELSATFDPSIHEWQDSAWKGRQLKGAVIYELHLGTFTPEGTLDAAAAKLDYLVDLGVDFIELLPVNGFNGVHNWGYDGVLWYAVHEPYGGPAAYQRFVDAAHAAGLGVIQDVVYNHLGPSGNYLPKFGPYLKSGEGNTWGDSVNLDGPGSDDVRRYILENAAMWLRDYHVDGLRLDAVHALRDERAVHILEEFGALGDQIEAETGIPRTLIAESDLNNPRLIYPRKDNGYGLDGQWSDDFHHAVHVNLSGETTGYYADFDSLAVLAKVLEHGFLHDGSYSSFRGRHHGRPIRRDLAHPSALVVCLQNHDQIGNRAIGDRLTASLSYGKLAIGAVLTMTSPFTPMLFMGEEFGASTPWQFFTSHPEPELGKATAEGRIKEFERMGWDPAVVPDPQDPETFLRSKLKWEEAGEGNHARLLQLYKDLAQLRRNTPELVDGGFGSTVVEYDDDEHWLQISRGTVRVVCNFGDEALGTPLSGSILLATDHEAVLDEGTLTLPGGSAAVVRVN from the coding sequence ATGCTGGAGCACGCTGCTGGAAAAAACCGCTACGACGTCTGGGCGCCGAACGCCGACTCGGTCCGGCTTGTTGCCGATGGACGTGAGTACCCCATGGAACACCACGACGCCGCCGCCCCGGGCTGGTGGCGGGCGCCGGCTGATGTGGCTGGCCAGGAAAGTGACGGTGTACCGTACGGGTACATCGTGGACGGAGAGGGTCCGTTCCCTGATCCGCGCTCGCGGAGGCAGCCGGACGGAGTGCACGAGTTGTCCGCCACGTTCGATCCCTCCATCCATGAGTGGCAGGACTCGGCTTGGAAGGGACGGCAGCTCAAGGGAGCCGTCATCTATGAGCTTCACCTGGGTACCTTCACACCGGAAGGAACGCTGGATGCCGCCGCTGCCAAGCTGGACTACTTGGTGGACCTTGGCGTGGACTTCATCGAGTTACTTCCGGTCAACGGTTTCAACGGTGTCCACAATTGGGGCTACGACGGAGTGCTTTGGTACGCCGTCCATGAGCCCTACGGCGGCCCAGCGGCGTACCAGCGATTCGTGGACGCCGCGCATGCTGCCGGCTTGGGCGTCATCCAGGATGTCGTCTACAACCACCTTGGACCCAGCGGAAACTACCTGCCCAAGTTCGGCCCCTACCTGAAATCAGGGGAGGGAAATACGTGGGGTGACTCCGTCAACCTGGATGGCCCAGGCTCGGACGACGTCCGGCGCTACATCCTGGAGAACGCGGCGATGTGGCTCCGTGACTACCATGTGGACGGTCTCCGCCTCGATGCCGTCCACGCGCTGCGTGACGAACGGGCCGTCCACATTCTGGAGGAGTTCGGGGCTCTGGGCGATCAGATCGAGGCCGAGACGGGAATTCCCCGGACTTTGATCGCTGAGTCGGACTTGAACAACCCGCGCCTCATATATCCACGCAAGGACAACGGCTACGGACTTGATGGGCAGTGGAGCGACGATTTCCACCACGCCGTTCACGTCAACCTGAGCGGGGAAACCACCGGCTACTACGCGGACTTCGATTCACTGGCGGTCCTGGCCAAGGTGCTGGAGCATGGATTCCTTCACGATGGCAGTTACTCCAGCTTCCGCGGACGGCACCACGGCCGGCCCATCCGCAGGGATCTGGCGCACCCGTCAGCTTTGGTTGTCTGCCTCCAGAACCACGACCAAATCGGCAACCGCGCCATCGGTGACCGCCTCACCGCGTCGCTGTCCTATGGGAAGCTGGCCATCGGTGCTGTGCTGACCATGACATCTCCATTTACGCCCATGCTCTTCATGGGCGAGGAATTCGGTGCGTCTACGCCGTGGCAGTTCTTCACCTCCCATCCGGAGCCCGAGCTCGGGAAGGCTACCGCAGAGGGCCGCATCAAGGAGTTCGAACGCATGGGGTGGGACCCCGCGGTGGTGCCGGACCCACAGGACCCGGAAACCTTCCTCCGGTCCAAACTCAAGTGGGAAGAAGCCGGCGAGGGAAACCATGCACGCCTGCTCCAGCTGTACAAGGATTTAGCACAACTGCGCCGAAACACCCCCGAGTTGGTGGACGGTGGCTTCGGCAGCACAGTGGTGGAATACGACGACGACGAACACTGGCTGCAGATCTCCCGCGGCACTGTCCGGGTGGTGTGCAACTTCGGTGACGAGGCACTCGGGACACCCCTCAGCGGCTCCATATTGTTGGCCACTGACCATGAAGCAGTCCTCGATGAGGGAACACTGACGCTTCCCGGCGGGAGCGCCGCCGTCGTGCGCGTCAACTAA
- the mgrA gene encoding L-glyceraldehyde 3-phosphate reductase — translation MTYSAAENRYETMPYRRVGRSGLKLPAISLGLWHNFGDDKRFDEQRAILRRAFDLGVNHFDLANNYGPPDGSAETNFGRHLKDDFKPYRDELVISTKAGYYMWPGPYGEWGSRKYLISSLDQSLERMGLDYVDIFYSHRPDPETPLEETMGALDYAVRSGKALYAGISSYTPEQTLEAARILKELGTPLLIHQPSYSMLNRWTENGTPNLYEALDQVGAGSIAFSPLAQGMLTNRYLNGVPADSRAAKERFLSEAQLTEEKLDRVRGLNAIAEGRGQTLAQMAIAWILRDQPKGSPVTSALVGASSVAQLEDTLSAINNLKFTTDELTAIDEFAVESDINRWAQK, via the coding sequence ATGACTTATTCGGCCGCGGAAAACCGCTACGAAACCATGCCCTACCGCCGCGTCGGACGCAGTGGACTCAAGCTCCCCGCCATCTCCTTGGGACTCTGGCACAACTTCGGCGATGACAAACGTTTTGACGAACAGCGTGCCATCCTGCGCCGCGCCTTCGATCTCGGTGTCAACCACTTCGACCTCGCCAACAATTACGGACCGCCGGACGGCTCAGCCGAGACCAACTTCGGGCGCCACCTGAAGGATGATTTCAAGCCGTACCGTGACGAACTGGTCATCTCCACCAAAGCCGGTTACTACATGTGGCCCGGCCCGTACGGCGAGTGGGGATCCCGCAAATACCTGATTTCCAGCCTGGACCAGTCGCTGGAGCGCATGGGCCTGGACTATGTGGATATTTTCTACAGCCACCGTCCCGACCCCGAGACTCCGCTGGAAGAAACAATGGGTGCCTTGGACTACGCTGTTCGATCAGGCAAGGCGCTCTACGCTGGCATCTCCTCCTACACCCCGGAGCAGACCCTTGAAGCTGCCCGGATCCTCAAGGAGCTCGGAACCCCGCTGCTCATCCACCAGCCCAGCTACTCCATGCTGAACCGCTGGACGGAGAACGGCACGCCCAATCTCTACGAGGCACTGGACCAAGTAGGCGCCGGTTCCATCGCGTTCTCGCCCCTCGCCCAAGGAATGCTCACCAACCGCTACCTCAACGGCGTACCGGCCGATTCACGGGCCGCCAAGGAGCGGTTCCTGTCCGAAGCACAGCTGACCGAGGAGAAGCTGGACCGGGTCCGGGGATTGAACGCCATCGCCGAAGGTCGCGGGCAGACGCTGGCCCAGATGGCCATCGCCTGGATCCTGCGCGACCAGCCGAAGGGCTCGCCGGTGACCTCCGCATTGGTGGGTGCCTCAAGCGTGGCCCAGTTGGAGGACACGCTCAGCGCCATCAACAATCTGAAGTTCACCACTGATGAGCTGACGGCGATCGACGAGTTCGCTGTGGAGTCGGACATCAACCGGTGGGCCCAGAAGTAG
- a CDS encoding inositol-3-phosphate synthase, protein MSSHPIRVAIVGVGNCAASLVQGVQYYRDADPKATIPGLMHVEFGQYHVNDVQFVAAFDVDSKKVGLDLADAIGASENNTIKIADVPATGVTVQRGHTLDGLGKYYRETIVEAPDETVDIVAALREAKADVMVCYLPVGSDQAAKFYAQCAIDAGVAFVNALPVFIAGTKEWADKFTEAGVPIVGDDIKSQIGATITHRVMAKLFEDRGVTLDRTYQLNVGGNMDFKNMLERDRLESKKISKTQAVTSNVEAELHADDVHIGPSDYVAWLDDRKWAFVRLEGRNFGDAPVSLEYKLEVWDSPNSAGVIIDAIRAAKIGLDRGIGGPLLSASSYFMKSPPEQFNDDLAREKVEAFIRGDIER, encoded by the coding sequence GTGTCTTCACATCCGATTCGTGTTGCCATTGTCGGCGTAGGTAACTGCGCCGCATCGCTGGTCCAAGGTGTTCAGTACTATCGCGACGCTGACCCCAAGGCCACGATCCCGGGTCTGATGCACGTCGAGTTCGGCCAGTACCACGTCAACGACGTCCAGTTCGTTGCTGCTTTCGACGTCGACAGCAAGAAGGTTGGACTGGACCTGGCCGACGCCATCGGCGCCAGCGAAAATAACACCATCAAGATCGCCGACGTCCCCGCCACTGGTGTCACCGTCCAGCGCGGCCACACCCTGGACGGCCTGGGCAAGTACTACCGCGAGACCATTGTTGAGGCACCGGACGAAACGGTGGACATCGTCGCAGCGCTGCGCGAGGCCAAGGCTGACGTCATGGTTTGCTACCTGCCCGTCGGTTCGGACCAGGCTGCAAAGTTCTACGCCCAGTGCGCCATCGACGCCGGTGTTGCGTTCGTGAACGCACTCCCGGTCTTCATCGCCGGAACCAAGGAGTGGGCTGACAAGTTCACTGAGGCCGGTGTCCCGATCGTGGGCGATGACATCAAGAGCCAGATCGGTGCCACCATCACGCACCGTGTCATGGCCAAGCTCTTCGAAGACCGCGGCGTTACGCTGGACCGCACGTACCAGCTGAATGTCGGTGGCAACATGGACTTCAAGAACATGCTGGAGCGCGATCGTCTCGAATCCAAGAAGATCTCCAAGACCCAGGCTGTGACCTCCAATGTTGAGGCCGAGCTGCACGCCGATGACGTCCACATTGGGCCGTCCGACTACGTTGCCTGGCTCGATGACCGCAAGTGGGCCTTCGTCCGCCTCGAAGGCCGCAACTTCGGTGATGCCCCGGTGTCCCTCGAATACAAGCTCGAGGTTTGGGATTCCCCGAACTCCGCAGGTGTCATCATCGACGCCATCCGTGCCGCCAAGATCGGCCTGGACCGCGGCATCGGCGGCCCGCTGCTGTCTGCTTCCAGCTACTTCATGAAGTCCCCGCCGGAGCAGTTCAACGACGACCTCGCCCGCGAGAAGGTTGAGGCTTTCATCCGCGGCGACATCGAGCGCTAA